Proteins encoded in a region of the Zea mays cultivar B73 chromosome 4, Zm-B73-REFERENCE-NAM-5.0, whole genome shotgun sequence genome:
- the LOC100278630 gene encoding uncharacterized protein LOC100278630 precursor, whose protein sequence is MNRASWLLLVLVQLSCLHCYSATHHGGGRKHGRPLLPAPANVVVGSVVVVHSGSSEATTTAVSSGTLVGVRCHDGNGRTVFRKDGVVTDRSGRFRVHLAHGPSSSSSSSSHQLRSVTSCSVAVHLPQASPPCVATASSARGLHLVAHHNKHDHGGGTRVFSAGAFSVRPELCSNKGLFFPPVPLVPEPPNVGGVPIPPNPVTPAPPSLVPPLLPTPSPPSVLPPLVPQPPPSSVIPPLLPLVKPPPPPPPPQLLPPLVPVLPPGVPGVPPASASTNRRPVNVNHP, encoded by the exons ATGAACCGCGCTTCTTGGTTGCTCCTTGTTCTGGTGCAGCTCTCTTGCTTGCACtgctactcagccacccaccatGGCGGCGGCCGGAAGCACGGACGCCCACTACTACCCGCGCCCGCCAACGTCGTCGTCGGCTCCGTTGTCGTCGTCCACTCCGGCAGCTCCGAGGCTACCACCACCGCCGTTTCTTCAG GCACCCTGGTCGGGGTCCGGTGCCACGACGGGAACGGCCGGACGGTGTTCCGGAAGGACGGCGTCGTGACGGACCGCAGCGGCAGGTTCCGCGTGCACCTCGCGCACGGGCCAAGCAGctcaagcagcagcagcagccaccagctCCGGTCCGTCACGTCCTGCTCGGTGGCGGTGCACCTCCCGCAGGCGTCGCCGCCGTGCGTCGCCACCGCCAGCTCCGCTCGCGGGCTCCACCTCGTCGCCCACCACAACAAGCACGACCACGGCGGCGGCACTCGCGTCTTCTCCGCCGGCGCCTTCTCCGTCCGCCCGGAGCTCTGCAGCAACAAGGGCCTGTTCTTCCCGCCGGTCCCGCTCGTGCCGGAGCCACCCAACGTCGGCGGCGTGCCCATCCCGCCCAACCCGGTCACGCCAGCCCCGCCGTCCCTCGTGCCGCCGCTCCTGCCTACCCCGTCTCCGCCGTCCGTCCTGCCACCGCTTGTCCCACAGCCACCGCCGTCGTCGGTAATACCGCCGTTGTTGCCGTTGgttaagccgccgccgccgccaccgccgccccaGCTTCTTCCACCCCTGGTGCCGGTTCTTCCTCCGGGGGTGCCTGGCGTACCGCCGGCCTCCGCTTCAACGAATCGCCGCCCCGTGAACGTGAATCATCCCTGA